The stretch of DNA GAGCAGGGGCGGTTCTTTTTCGCCGAAAACGCGCAGCAGCAGCAGCACCGGAAAGGCGAGTGCTGCCATAATCGACCCTAACGAAACGTATTGTGAGGCAATGACCACCAGCAGAAAAACAGCGATGCAAAGCACGGCCACTTCGGGGTGAATTGCCAGCACCATACCTAACAGCGAGGCTACACCTTTTCCGCCTTTAAAGTTGGCAAAGACTGGATACAAATGGCCGATAACAGCAATCAGGCCAAAAACGATTTTGAACGTTAGAATTTCGTTGGTCGTGATGACGTCAAAGTTCCAGAGCAGGGTCGATAAAATAGCGGCTGTGTAACCCTTCAGCACATCAACCAGCATAACCACTGTGCCAGCGCGTTTACCCAACGTGCGAAACGTGTTGGTAGCACCAGCATTGCCGCTACCATACTGCCGAATGTCGATACCAAAAAATCCCTGTCCATACCAAACGGCGGTCGGGATTGACCCAAGTAGATAAGCCACTACTGCCGTTACGCAAATCAGAAGTACGTTCATTAACGAAATCAGAAGGAGTATTCAGTAAAAGAGAGACTGTATTGCAGATTCACTACTCAATTTCACAGTCATGTAACTGTAAAATTAATTTATGTTTGGCAACTTCGCAATTTATTTATCTCAAAAACCACTCGGCACGAGGGCAATTTTTGTCCATTTTACTTCCCTCCTACCACCACTTCAAGCAGTTCATCGTCACCCAAATACTTGTTGGCAGCTTGTAGTATGTCATCGGGCGTTACGGCGCGGATGTTGTTGATGTACGTCGTCAAAAAATCAGTAGGCAGGCCATCGAGGAGGATTACCTTGTAGCGGTCGGCAATTTCAAACGGTGTGTTCAACGACCCAACAAATTCGCCTGCCATGAAATTCTGTACGGTTTGCAGTTCGTCGGCAGTTACGGGTTCGGTTTGTAAAACCTGTATTTCCTTTCGAATCTCATCGAGTGTTTGTTGGGTGTTCTCTTTTTTCACGTCGGTGCCGATCAGCAGATAGCCATCATGCCGAAACGAGGGCATATTCGACGAAATACCGTAGGTAAAACCTTTGTCTTCCCGAATATTTTTCATCAGCCGTGAGCCGAAGTAGCCGCCTAACAACTCATTAGTAACCAGCATTTTAAAAAAATCGGGATGCGAACGTGTAAAGAGCCGACGCCCCAGCCGAATCGTTGACTGTACGCTTGCCGGCTTCGCAGCCAACACGGGCGATTTATCATTTTTCGCCATTGAACCGGCAAAACCCGACAATTCATCCGGGCGTACAGGTAATTGACCAAGCGTTTGATCGATTAGCGCAATATCGGTTTCGCTGACATCGCCCGATAAAATAAGCTGGAATGGACGGTTACGAATAACGCGCTCGTAGAAATCCGCAATATCGGTGCGGCTGATGGCTTCGATAGCTTCG from Spirosoma montaniterrae encodes:
- the plsY gene encoding glycerol-3-phosphate 1-O-acyltransferase PlsY; this translates as MNVLLICVTAVVAYLLGSIPTAVWYGQGFFGIDIRQYGSGNAGATNTFRTLGKRAGTVVMLVDVLKGYTAAILSTLLWNFDVITTNEILTFKIVFGLIAVIGHLYPVFANFKGGKGVASLLGMVLAIHPEVAVLCIAVFLLVVIASQYVSLGSIMAALAFPVLLLLRVFGEKEPPLLIAFGFVIFLMVVLTHQKNIGRLLRGQESRTVLIRLRKKRN
- a CDS encoding M16 family metallopeptidase — its product is MILDRTQSPSFQAIHDVRLPAVQATSLTNGVPIHRITVAHQPVMRLECIFDAGTWYETTPASAFFAVKMLAEGTSSRSSAQISEYFDRYGAFLELNSGPDRASLVVYCLTRFLPEVLPMLRELLTEPTFPEKELDDLRNITLQNLRVNFEKNAYLAGILFREKLFGTAHPYGRSQQPEAIEAISRTDIADFYERVIRNRPFQLILSGDVSETDIALIDQTLGQLPVRPDELSGFAGSMAKNDKSPVLAAKPASVQSTIRLGRRLFTRSHPDFFKMLVTNELLGGYFGSRLMKNIREDKGFTYGISSNMPSFRHDGYLLIGTDVKKENTQQTLDEIRKEIQVLQTEPVTADELQTVQNFMAGEFVGSLNTPFEIADRYKVILLDGLPTDFLTTYINNIRAVTPDDILQAANKYLGDDELLEVVVGGK